From Acidobacteriaceae bacterium, the proteins below share one genomic window:
- a CDS encoding alpha/beta hydrolase: protein MRRLIRVMAGVTALACSFAATARAQSLMTEPSELPVPKYAKVFGQKIRYYEVGTGPTLVLVHGFASQARFDWGKVIVPLSKTHHVIALDQIGFGGSDKPAVDYSIQTFVDFLGEFLRVKHVDHFDLAGESLGGWVVADYTLQALEPTNTGMYALPKPSKLIMEDAAGHNAIHSPSGLTKVTGTLAESAGVAVIFFHKDWVTPEFVRENFTMKMEANDGQTQRLLRANPALDTETVGDKVHAITIPTLIVWGAEDHVVPLADGKDYAAKIPNSKLVIIPESGHVPSTEQPKAFLKAVNEFLK, encoded by the coding sequence ATGCGTCGGTTGATTCGTGTGATGGCTGGGGTTACAGCCCTGGCGTGTAGTTTTGCCGCAACCGCCCGGGCGCAGTCGCTGATGACGGAGCCGAGCGAGTTGCCGGTGCCAAAGTATGCGAAGGTCTTCGGGCAGAAAATCCGCTACTACGAGGTTGGCACGGGGCCGACGCTGGTGCTGGTGCATGGTTTCGCGAGTCAGGCGCGGTTCGACTGGGGCAAGGTGATTGTGCCGCTGTCGAAGACGCACCATGTGATTGCGCTCGACCAGATCGGCTTTGGCGGCAGTGATAAGCCCGCGGTTGATTACAGCATTCAGACGTTCGTGGACTTTCTGGGCGAGTTTCTGCGCGTGAAGCACGTCGATCACTTTGATCTGGCGGGCGAGTCGCTGGGCGGATGGGTCGTCGCGGATTACACGCTGCAGGCCCTGGAGCCGACGAATACGGGCATGTATGCGCTGCCGAAGCCGAGCAAGCTGATTATGGAAGATGCCGCCGGGCACAACGCGATTCATTCGCCGAGTGGGCTGACGAAGGTGACGGGTACGCTTGCCGAGTCGGCTGGCGTGGCGGTGATCTTCTTTCATAAAGACTGGGTGACGCCGGAGTTTGTTCGCGAGAACTTCACGATGAAGATGGAAGCCAACGATGGGCAGACCCAACGTCTGCTGCGAGCGAATCCGGCTCTGGATACGGAGACGGTTGGCGATAAGGTTCACGCCATTACGATTCCGACGCTGATTGTGTGGGGAGCGGAAGACCACGTGGTGCCGTTGGCTGATGGCAAAGATTACGCGGCGAAGATTCCTAACAGCAAACTGGTGATTATTCCTGAGTCAGGGCATGTACCTTCGACGGAGCAGCCGAAGGCGTTTTTGAAGGCTGTGAACGAATTTCTGAAGTAA
- the cysC gene encoding adenylyl-sulfate kinase encodes MQAESFRTHADSSRGIILWFTGLSASGKTTLSRAVAGALSNSGRTLLLLDGDEVRRTLSADLGFSSTDRQTNMRRLATLASEHALAGTTVLVAAISPFRALREEFRRSSPVRFLEIFVDAPLPLCEARDPKGLYRRARSGELSAFTGIDAPYEVPTQPDVHCRTGIESVEESCSLVLAALHQS; translated from the coding sequence ATGCAAGCAGAATCTTTCCGGACACACGCGGATAGCTCCCGTGGCATCATCCTCTGGTTTACAGGGCTCAGCGCCTCCGGGAAAACCACGCTCAGCCGTGCCGTCGCGGGTGCCCTTAGCAACAGTGGTCGCACCTTGCTGTTGCTCGACGGCGACGAAGTGCGGCGTACGCTCTCCGCCGACCTCGGCTTCTCCTCCACCGACCGCCAGACCAACATGCGCCGACTCGCCACACTGGCCTCCGAGCACGCCCTCGCAGGCACCACCGTACTCGTCGCCGCGATCAGCCCCTTCCGCGCCCTGCGCGAAGAGTTTCGCCGCAGCAGCCCCGTTCGCTTCCTGGAAATCTTCGTCGACGCTCCTCTTCCACTCTGTGAAGCCCGCGACCCCAAGGGTCTCTACCGCCGCGCGCGCTCCGGCGAACTCTCAGCCTTCACCGGTATCGACGCGCCCTACGAAGTGCCGACCCAGCCTGACGTTCATTGCCGCACCGGCATCGAATCCGTCGAAGAAAGCTGCTCTCTCGTCCTCGCTGCGCTCCATCAGAGCTAA
- a CDS encoding GNAT family N-acetyltransferase, with amino-acid sequence MRIRNTQDADFYRCVEISREAWPFFKERESIYHLFCKFFANTSFVCENNDGRVVGFLFGFMSQVNPAEAYIHLVVVETAAQGQGIAASLYEEFMERVEWLGADRVRLIVNPDNKSSQKFHQKLGFVVDLHGPTVLVESVLAHENYNGPGLHMVTYLREL; translated from the coding sequence ATGCGCATACGCAACACCCAGGACGCCGACTTCTACCGCTGCGTGGAGATCTCACGTGAGGCGTGGCCATTCTTCAAGGAACGCGAGTCGATCTACCACTTGTTCTGCAAGTTCTTCGCGAACACTTCGTTTGTCTGTGAGAACAATGACGGACGTGTGGTGGGGTTCCTGTTTGGCTTTATGAGCCAGGTGAATCCGGCTGAGGCGTATATCCACCTGGTGGTTGTGGAGACGGCGGCGCAGGGGCAGGGGATTGCGGCTTCGCTCTATGAAGAGTTTATGGAGCGCGTGGAGTGGCTGGGTGCGGACCGTGTGCGGCTGATTGTGAATCCTGACAACAAGTCGTCGCAGAAGTTTCACCAGAAGCTTGGCTTTGTGGTGGATTTACATGGTCCGACGGTGCTTGTGGAGAGTGTGCTGGCGCATGAGAACTACAACGGGCCGGGGCTGCACATGGTGACGTACCTGCGCGAACTGTAG
- a CDS encoding tail fiber protein, with the protein MSTPLLGSIAMFAGNFAPRNWAFCNGQLIAISQNAALFSILGTTYGGNGTTTFALPDLRGRSPIGWGTGPGLSTVVIGEVSGVESLYVLISNLPQHAHTTMVSTAAATLTSPGASAYPAMINNANTIGRGESPTTYNGYGAAGAAGPLTSLTGGNVPLAIRNPYLGVSYIIALQGIFPSRN; encoded by the coding sequence GTGTCTACACCACTATTGGGATCCATCGCGATGTTTGCGGGCAACTTTGCACCGCGTAACTGGGCTTTTTGCAACGGACAGCTTATTGCGATTTCGCAGAATGCTGCTCTGTTCTCGATCCTTGGAACCACCTATGGCGGCAATGGAACCACCACATTTGCTTTGCCGGACCTGCGGGGGCGTTCCCCTATTGGATGGGGGACGGGGCCTGGTTTGAGCACGGTTGTGATCGGAGAAGTATCGGGCGTAGAGAGTCTGTATGTTTTGATCTCAAACCTGCCGCAACATGCGCATACAACCATGGTATCGACGGCGGCTGCGACGCTGACTTCCCCTGGCGCGAGTGCTTATCCTGCCATGATCAACAACGCAAATACGATTGGCCGTGGTGAGTCCCCGACTACCTACAACGGCTACGGTGCGGCCGGTGCGGCAGGCCCTCTTACGTCCTTGACCGGAGGCAATGTCCCGCTGGCGATACGCAATCCCTATCTGGGGGTGTCGTACATCATCGCACTTCAAGGCATTTTCCCTTCCCGCAACTAA
- a CDS encoding sulfotransferase: MVHWTELGGKRLLQPFFEQDLQGHMQQPFHQLFRRETGIEELLEWGEQSASLPLRGVILHMSRCGSTLISQMLAAVPHYVVASEPSPLDQVLRSQVHAPGLSREMLVRWTRAMVVALAQPRAGGEDGFFVKLDCWHLHQVDLLREAFPDVPFVFLYREPLEVMASHARIPAAWTVPGLLHPLILGLQQEDWQPQALEVYCARALQNICEAGVVAAERYGALLLNFTELPAAMFGRVARHFDLRLEDFPAMLEQSRRNAKEPMMPFVSDSSEKRASASLQVKAATETYLRDVYERLEAARLA, from the coding sequence GTGGTGCACTGGACGGAGCTTGGTGGCAAGCGCCTGCTGCAACCGTTCTTTGAGCAGGACCTGCAGGGCCACATGCAGCAGCCGTTTCATCAGCTCTTTCGCCGGGAGACCGGAATAGAAGAGCTATTGGAGTGGGGTGAGCAAAGCGCTTCGCTGCCTCTGCGCGGAGTAATTCTGCATATGTCGCGGTGTGGGTCGACGCTGATTTCGCAGATGCTGGCGGCGGTGCCACATTATGTCGTTGCTTCGGAGCCGTCGCCGCTTGATCAGGTACTGCGCTCGCAGGTGCACGCCCCCGGGCTTTCGCGCGAGATGCTGGTGCGGTGGACACGGGCGATGGTGGTGGCGCTGGCGCAGCCGCGAGCAGGTGGCGAAGATGGTTTCTTTGTGAAGCTGGATTGCTGGCATCTGCACCAGGTGGATCTGTTGCGCGAGGCGTTTCCTGATGTGCCGTTTGTCTTTCTGTATCGTGAACCTCTTGAGGTGATGGCCTCGCATGCTCGGATACCTGCGGCGTGGACGGTGCCGGGCCTGCTGCATCCGCTGATACTCGGCCTGCAGCAGGAGGACTGGCAGCCGCAGGCGCTTGAGGTGTACTGCGCTCGGGCGTTGCAGAATATTTGCGAAGCCGGGGTCGTAGCCGCGGAGCGTTATGGAGCACTGCTGCTGAACTTCACAGAACTTCCTGCTGCGATGTTTGGACGCGTGGCCAGGCACTTTGATCTGCGGCTGGAGGACTTTCCTGCGATGCTGGAACAGTCGCGGCGGAATGCCAAGGAGCCGATGATGCCGTTCGTTTCTGACAGTTCAGAGAAGCGTGCGTCGGCTTCTCTGCAGGTAAAGGCCGCGACGGAGACGTATCTGCGCGATGTGTATGAGCGGCTTGAGGCGGCGCGACTTGCTTAG
- a CDS encoding aspartyl/asparaginyl beta-hydroxylase domain-containing protein, with translation MILGWPXGELRIHVPVLTSELVEFVVANRQLPLRAGEAWFVDFSQPHRIYNGGAEPRVHLVIDGTVNAWAEELLQRAVRNVRTETTQPRGIAEFERFRAVLDEDEALRRELAGYFAPHELVQAVVRAGRERGFALESEDVNSVLMANRKEWNGRVASL, from the coding sequence TTGATCTTGGGCTGGCCGATNGGCGAGTTGCGGATTCATGTGCCGGTTCTGACGAGCGAGTTGGTGGAGTTTGTTGTCGCGAACCGGCAGTTGCCGCTGCGTGCGGGCGAGGCGTGGTTTGTGGACTTTTCGCAGCCACACAGGATTTACAACGGCGGGGCTGAGCCTCGGGTGCATCTGGTGATCGACGGCACGGTGAATGCGTGGGCAGAGGAGCTTCTGCAGCGAGCTGTGCGCAACGTCCGAACGGAGACGACGCAGCCGCGAGGCATCGCCGAGTTTGAGCGTTTTCGCGCTGTGCTGGATGAGGACGAGGCTTTGCGTAGAGAGCTGGCGGGGTATTTTGCTCCGCATGAACTGGTGCAGGCCGTGGTGAGAGCTGGCCGAGAGCGCGGGTTTGCGCTCGAAAGCGAGGACGTGAACTCGGTGCTCATGGCTAATCGCAAAGAGTGGAACGGCAGGGTCGCATCGCTTTGA